A genomic segment from Kyrpidia tusciae DSM 2912 encodes:
- a CDS encoding MFS transporter, translating into MSNPQTVLAGPRLDRLPFTRRHRSVLSLLAGGGFFDGFDIYIAGSVLAAMVATHFSSISGNAAFISSTFFGLLLGTLIAALVGDRVGRKFTVHYSLLVYGLATVLCALAPTFQWLIFLRFIAGLGLGAVIVTGYGLWVEFAPKKTRGFWTSMLSFLINLSQPAAALAALLAIPAWGWRSMFWIAGIPPLIVWALQVKYLPESPRWLESKGRLDEAERVLAEFERHVPGLSPVMQPAAAITAPVVRTKVSLWAPGVRRITVLSILVSIFTMATWYTFTAWVPTFFIQQGMSQVKTFAFSFVIMLGAIPGNALAAWLSDRFGRRYTLVVLSVVLGVVALLYGFSSSPAAIMTFGFLFVTGANLLIAIVLAGYIPEMFPTSIRMAGSSFANAFGRAATIVSPYLIAYLFKTGGQSAVFWTSFAMYLIMAGAILVLGRETKSKSLEDIEREELAEA; encoded by the coding sequence ATGAGCAACCCCCAGACCGTATTGGCCGGCCCGCGTTTGGACCGCCTGCCCTTTACCCGCCGTCACCGGTCCGTACTGTCGCTGTTGGCGGGCGGGGGATTTTTCGACGGTTTTGACATCTACATCGCCGGATCGGTGCTCGCCGCCATGGTGGCCACCCATTTTTCATCGATTTCCGGCAATGCAGCGTTCATCTCTTCCACGTTTTTTGGATTGCTCCTCGGCACGCTGATCGCTGCACTTGTCGGGGATCGCGTCGGCCGGAAGTTCACTGTGCATTACTCCCTTCTCGTTTACGGACTGGCCACGGTGTTATGTGCCCTGGCACCGACATTTCAGTGGCTGATCTTCTTGCGTTTTATCGCCGGATTGGGCCTGGGCGCGGTCATCGTCACCGGGTACGGATTATGGGTGGAGTTTGCGCCCAAGAAGACCCGGGGATTCTGGACGAGCATGCTGTCGTTCCTCATCAATCTTTCGCAGCCGGCGGCGGCCTTGGCCGCGCTTCTGGCCATCCCCGCCTGGGGTTGGCGTTCGATGTTCTGGATTGCCGGGATCCCGCCGTTGATTGTGTGGGCGCTTCAGGTAAAATACCTTCCGGAATCGCCCCGGTGGTTGGAATCGAAAGGCCGCCTGGATGAGGCGGAACGGGTGCTGGCCGAGTTTGAGCGACATGTTCCGGGATTGTCCCCGGTGATGCAACCGGCCGCGGCGATCACCGCCCCCGTCGTCCGAACCAAGGTCTCCCTCTGGGCACCGGGTGTCAGAAGAATTACGGTTTTATCCATCCTTGTTTCCATTTTCACCATGGCGACGTGGTACACCTTCACCGCGTGGGTTCCGACATTTTTCATTCAGCAGGGAATGTCCCAGGTGAAGACGTTTGCCTTCTCCTTCGTGATCATGTTGGGGGCGATTCCGGGAAACGCCCTGGCCGCTTGGCTCAGTGACCGGTTCGGCAGGCGCTACACGTTGGTGGTGCTCTCGGTCGTTCTCGGAGTGGTGGCGTTGTTGTACGGCTTTTCATCGTCTCCGGCGGCCATCATGACGTTCGGGTTCCTCTTTGTCACCGGAGCCAACCTGTTGATCGCCATTGTCCTCGCCGGGTATATTCCCGAGATGTTTCCGACATCTATCCGGATGGCCGGGTCTTCCTTTGCCAACGCATTCGGACGCGCCGCCACCATTGTGTCGCCCTATTTGATCGCGTACCTGTTCAAAACCGGCGGCCAGAGCGCAGTTTTTTGGACTTCTTTCGCGATGTACCTCATCATGGCGGGGGCGATCCTCGTGCTCGGGCGGGAGACCAAGAGCAAAAGCCTTGAGGACATTGAAAGGGAAGAACTGGCGGAAGCTTAA
- a CDS encoding GntR family transcriptional regulator, with protein sequence MADAYETIRGWILEGTLAPGERLREEQLAERLGVSRTPVREALRRLETEGLVRLIPNRGAAVTAYSTADIRHYFDLRVLLEGYAAAQAALYRTSDDVETLRALTHRFEELYRVISVQGKSREHIRTFTDINQHFHGTVWRASGNPHLPNLLNRIIVVPLVYRSFDQYSVEQILASVDSHRVITKAVAERDPLRAETAMREHILKGRDHALERIANINGKEPPTGGPAPEEKKPGSA encoded by the coding sequence ATGGCCGACGCTTACGAAACGATTCGCGGGTGGATTCTTGAGGGAACTCTCGCGCCCGGGGAGCGGCTTCGGGAGGAGCAGTTGGCGGAGCGGCTGGGGGTCAGCCGCACGCCGGTGCGGGAAGCGTTGAGGCGGCTGGAGACCGAGGGTCTAGTCCGCCTCATCCCCAACCGGGGTGCGGCGGTGACCGCCTATTCCACAGCCGACATCCGCCACTACTTCGACCTGCGGGTTCTCCTGGAAGGATACGCGGCCGCCCAGGCCGCCCTGTATCGAACGAGCGACGACGTGGAGACATTGCGCGCGTTGACTCACCGGTTCGAAGAACTGTACCGGGTTATCAGCGTACAGGGAAAAAGCCGGGAGCACATTCGAACTTTCACCGATATCAACCAACACTTTCACGGGACCGTTTGGCGGGCTTCCGGCAACCCCCACCTGCCCAACCTGCTGAACCGGATCATCGTTGTGCCTTTGGTCTATCGATCGTTTGATCAATACTCTGTGGAACAGATTCTGGCCTCCGTGGACAGCCATCGGGTGATCACGAAAGCCGTCGCAGAGCGCGATCCCCTTCGCGCCGAGACGGCTATGCGGGAACACATCCTCAAAGGCAGGGACCATGCCTTGGAACGCATCGCAAACATCAACGGCAAGGAGCCCCCGACAGGGGGCCCGGCGCCGGAGGAAAAGAAACCCGGGTCTGCATAA
- the hisIE gene encoding bifunctional phosphoribosyl-AMP cyclohydrolase/phosphoribosyl-ATP diphosphatase HisIE yields MIDPEALSFDEKGLIPAVVQDARTGEVLTVAYMNREALERTLAEKETWFWSRSRAVLWHKGETSGNTQRVVEVRVDCDGDALLVRVEPAGPACHTGERTCFYRSLGEPDEEEGADRPPQTVLAELWETIDERYRTRPEGSYTTYLFEQGLDKILKKIGEEATETIVAAKGKTGEPDLAEVRYESADLLYHLMVLWRQVGLQPEDVWQELRSRHLVKDVSPRKGPGFKRRG; encoded by the coding sequence TTGATCGATCCCGAGGCGCTGTCCTTCGATGAAAAAGGGCTGATCCCGGCGGTGGTCCAGGATGCCCGGACCGGGGAGGTCCTGACGGTGGCGTATATGAATCGGGAGGCCCTGGAGCGCACCTTGGCGGAGAAGGAGACTTGGTTTTGGAGTCGCTCCCGGGCCGTCCTGTGGCACAAAGGGGAAACTTCGGGCAACACCCAGCGGGTGGTGGAGGTGCGGGTGGACTGCGACGGGGATGCCCTGTTGGTGCGGGTGGAACCCGCCGGCCCCGCCTGTCATACCGGGGAGCGGACCTGTTTTTACCGAAGCCTCGGGGAGCCGGACGAGGAGGAGGGGGCGGACAGGCCGCCGCAGACTGTCTTGGCTGAACTCTGGGAGACCATCGACGAGCGGTACCGCACCCGTCCGGAAGGGTCGTATACAACCTATTTGTTCGAGCAAGGGTTGGACAAGATTCTCAAAAAGATCGGCGAAGAGGCCACCGAGACCATCGTGGCGGCCAAGGGAAAGACCGGGGAGCCGGATTTGGCGGAGGTGCGGTACGAGTCGGCGGATCTGTTGTATCACCTGATGGTGCTGTGGCGCCAGGTCGGGCTGCAGCCCGAAGACGTCTGGCAAGAACTCCGGAGTCGCCACTTGGTCAAGGATGTGAGCCCCCGGAAAGGGCCGGGATTCAAGCGGCGGGGGTAG
- the hisF gene encoding imidazole glycerol phosphate synthase subunit HisF produces MLTRRIVPCFDVKNGRVVKNVSFLTNERDAGDPVELARYYDESGADELVLLDISASVEGRATMVDVVARTAAEVFIPLTVGGGITSVDDIRVLLKAGADKVSINTGAVKHPQLVLEAAKRYGQQCIVVAIDGKYDGQKGDWEVLINGGRTRTGLSAVEWAKKMENLGAGEILLTSFDQDGRKDGYDLTFTRVISESVNIPVIASGGAGKKEHFYEVFTKGKADAALAASIFHFKETTIQEVKRYLRQKGVPVR; encoded by the coding sequence ATGCTGACCCGGCGCATTGTTCCTTGTTTTGATGTCAAGAACGGTCGGGTGGTCAAGAACGTCAGCTTTTTGACGAACGAGCGGGACGCCGGAGATCCGGTGGAGTTGGCCCGGTATTACGATGAATCCGGGGCGGACGAACTGGTGCTGCTGGACATTTCCGCTTCGGTGGAAGGGCGCGCCACGATGGTGGATGTGGTGGCCCGGACGGCGGCCGAGGTGTTTATTCCCCTCACCGTGGGTGGAGGGATCACATCCGTGGACGACATTCGGGTGCTGCTCAAGGCCGGGGCGGACAAGGTGTCGATCAATACCGGGGCTGTGAAACACCCGCAGCTGGTGTTGGAAGCGGCCAAGCGCTACGGGCAGCAGTGCATCGTCGTGGCCATCGATGGAAAATACGACGGGCAAAAGGGGGATTGGGAGGTTCTGATCAACGGGGGGCGGACCCGAACCGGTCTTTCTGCCGTTGAGTGGGCGAAAAAAATGGAAAATCTCGGGGCGGGGGAGATTTTGTTGACCAGTTTTGATCAGGACGGACGGAAGGACGGGTATGACCTGACCTTTACCCGGGTGATCAGCGAATCGGTGAACATCCCCGTTATTGCATCGGGAGGAGCGGGGAAAAAGGAGCATTTTTATGAGGTGTTCACCAAGGGGAAAGCGGACGCCGCCCTGGCCGCGTCGATTTTTCATTTTAAGGAGACGACAATTCAAGAAGTCAAGCGCTACCTGAGGCAGAAGGGGGTGCCGGTGCGTTGA
- the hisA gene encoding 1-(5-phosphoribosyl)-5-[(5-phosphoribosylamino)methylideneamino]imidazole-4-carboxamide isomerase, which translates to MTGSAEFQLYPAIDLSDGRAVRLRQGDYGQMTVYGDDPVAVARRWRDEGAGWLHVVDLDGAKEGHPVHLPLIGRMVEAAGLPVQVGGGIRDGESLRALFSLGVARCVLGTAALENPVWMKEVLAEYGERIVVGLDARDGKVAVRGWLQNTGVAAVELGRRLKEWGARRALFTDIRRDGAMAGPGGREAAELAEETGLLVIASGGVRHLGDIQRLYALRHRGVAGAVAGRALYTGDLSLKEATAWLRSGPTDHGLEDEWDEPSPAEDGSEGVRYGGEGGRVC; encoded by the coding sequence GTGACGGGGTCGGCGGAATTCCAGTTGTATCCGGCCATCGACCTCTCGGATGGCCGGGCGGTGCGGCTGCGCCAAGGGGACTACGGGCAAATGACTGTGTACGGCGACGACCCGGTGGCGGTGGCCCGGCGGTGGCGGGACGAGGGGGCCGGGTGGCTGCACGTCGTGGATCTGGACGGTGCGAAGGAGGGCCATCCGGTGCACCTTCCGCTGATCGGGCGGATGGTGGAGGCCGCGGGCCTGCCTGTCCAGGTCGGAGGCGGCATCCGGGACGGCGAGAGTCTGCGGGCCTTATTCTCCCTTGGGGTGGCCCGGTGTGTGCTCGGCACCGCGGCGCTGGAGAATCCGGTCTGGATGAAAGAGGTGCTGGCCGAATACGGGGAGCGCATTGTGGTGGGGCTGGATGCCCGGGACGGGAAGGTGGCGGTGAGGGGCTGGCTGCAGAACACCGGGGTGGCGGCGGTGGAGTTGGGCCGGCGCCTGAAAGAATGGGGGGCGCGAAGAGCGCTGTTCACCGACATCCGCCGGGACGGGGCAATGGCGGGGCCGGGCGGCAGGGAGGCGGCGGAGTTGGCGGAAGAGACGGGACTGCTCGTGATTGCCTCGGGAGGCGTGCGGCACCTCGGGGACATTCAACGGCTCTACGCTCTGCGGCACCGCGGGGTGGCGGGAGCGGTGGCGGGCCGGGCTTTGTATACGGGGGATCTCTCTCTGAAAGAGGCCACGGCCTGGCTTCGGTCCGGTCCGACGGACCACGGACTGGAGGACGAGTGGGACGAGCCCTCCCCAGCCGAGGATGGCAGTGAAGGTGTTCGGTACGGCGGAGAGGGGGGACGGGTATGCTGA
- the hisH gene encoding imidazole glycerol phosphate synthase subunit HisH, whose amino-acid sequence MIAVIDYGMGNLHSVAKGFAKVGVEARVTSDPRAVVEADGVVLPGVGAFGDAMFNLRHLGMLDAIRRVVKEGRPLLGICLGMQLLFSESEEHGRHVGLHLIPGKVRRFQGDFKIPHMGWNDLTIRRPDHPLVDGVKNGDFVYFVHSYYADPQDPGVVVADTDYHVRVPAIVAKDHVMGMQFHPEKSSDIGLRMLRNFADLCGERVGQA is encoded by the coding sequence GTGATCGCCGTTATCGATTATGGCATGGGGAATTTGCACAGTGTGGCCAAAGGGTTTGCCAAAGTCGGGGTTGAGGCCCGGGTCACCTCGGATCCCCGGGCGGTGGTCGAGGCGGACGGTGTGGTGCTGCCCGGCGTCGGCGCCTTTGGCGATGCGATGTTTAATCTTCGGCACCTCGGGATGTTGGACGCGATTCGGCGGGTGGTGAAAGAGGGACGCCCGCTGCTCGGCATTTGTCTGGGGATGCAGCTCTTGTTTTCGGAAAGCGAGGAGCACGGCCGTCACGTGGGGCTGCATCTGATTCCGGGAAAAGTGCGGCGCTTTCAGGGGGATTTTAAAATTCCCCACATGGGCTGGAACGATTTGACGATTCGCCGGCCGGACCACCCTCTGGTGGACGGGGTGAAAAATGGCGACTTTGTGTATTTTGTCCATTCGTATTATGCGGATCCCCAGGATCCCGGAGTGGTGGTGGCAGATACTGACTACCACGTGCGGGTTCCGGCCATTGTGGCCAAGGATCACGTGATGGGGATGCAGTTTCACCCGGAGAAGAGCAGCGATATCGGGCTGCGGATGTTGAGGAACTTCGCAGATCTGTGCGGCGAAAGGGTGGGGCAGGCGTGA
- the hisB gene encoding imidazoleglycerol-phosphate dehydratase HisB → MARRGEIHRTTGETDIRLTLDLDGEGRRNLELPVPFLKHMLDLFAKHGRFDLTVQATGDTEVDDHHTVEDIGICLGEAFARAVGDKRGIRRYGTRYAPMDETLARAVADVSGRGMLVFRADFPAERVGKFPTELVEEFFRAFAHHAGVTLHLEVLYGRNAHHMVEGLFKAFAGALREAVLLDGSMEVPSTKGVL, encoded by the coding sequence ATGGCGCGGCGCGGTGAGATCCATCGGACCACGGGGGAGACGGACATCCGGCTGACGCTGGATTTGGACGGCGAGGGCCGGCGGAATCTTGAGCTGCCGGTGCCCTTTTTGAAACATATGTTGGATCTTTTTGCGAAACATGGACGGTTCGATTTGACAGTCCAGGCCACCGGGGACACGGAAGTGGACGATCATCATACGGTGGAAGATATCGGGATTTGCCTGGGGGAGGCCTTCGCCCGGGCGGTGGGAGATAAGCGGGGGATTCGGCGGTACGGCACCCGCTATGCCCCCATGGACGAGACGCTGGCCAGGGCGGTGGCGGATGTCAGCGGCCGGGGAATGTTGGTGTTCCGGGCGGATTTTCCAGCCGAACGAGTGGGGAAGTTTCCCACAGAACTGGTGGAGGAATTTTTCAGGGCCTTCGCTCACCACGCCGGGGTGACGCTGCATCTGGAGGTTTTGTACGGGCGCAATGCCCACCATATGGTGGAAGGTCTGTTCAAGGCCTTTGCCGGCGCCTTGCGGGAAGCGGTGCTCCTGGACGGGTCGATGGAGGTCCCGTCGACGAAAGGGGTGTTATAA
- the hisD gene encoding histidinol dehydrogenase translates to MWDVESFLSRRRRGFRFEEERRVVEEIIAAVREGGDEAVRSYTKTFDRMELGDLRMPEAWFEAAEAKVTDEFRAVIREAIGNIRRFHEHQRRSSWFMSEEDGRFLGQVVRPIRRVGVYVPGGRAAYPSSVLMNVIPAQVAGVKEVAVVTPTPEGQWNPGVLVALRELGVREVYRIGGAQAVAALAFGTETIRAVDKIVGPGNLYVALAKSAVFGRVGIDMMAGPSEILIVADEAADPEWTAADLLSQAEHDPMASAVLVTPSKTLAQGVMKAVERRLAKLPRRDIARQSMEQQGGILLVDSIEEAVAVANLVAPEHLELMVADPHRWLGMIESAGAVFLGPWSPEPVGDYFAGPNHVLPTGGSARFASPLSVDDFVTRMSVIQYSEAALRTQAARIALFARAEGLEAHAQAVEARMERGGRGRDGAAR, encoded by the coding sequence ATGTGGGATGTCGAATCGTTTTTATCCCGACGGCGCCGAGGATTCCGCTTTGAGGAAGAGCGGCGGGTGGTGGAGGAGATCATCGCCGCCGTCCGGGAAGGCGGCGATGAGGCCGTGCGCAGTTATACCAAAACTTTTGACCGCATGGAACTCGGGGATCTGCGGATGCCCGAGGCGTGGTTTGAGGCGGCGGAAGCGAAGGTGACCGACGAATTTCGGGCGGTGATCCGGGAAGCGATCGGCAACATCCGGCGGTTTCACGAACATCAGCGGCGCAGTTCCTGGTTCATGTCCGAAGAGGATGGGCGTTTTCTCGGTCAGGTGGTGCGGCCGATTCGCCGGGTGGGGGTTTATGTGCCCGGGGGCCGGGCCGCCTATCCCTCCTCGGTGTTGATGAACGTCATCCCCGCCCAAGTGGCCGGGGTGAAAGAAGTGGCCGTGGTGACGCCGACGCCGGAGGGGCAGTGGAATCCCGGGGTGCTGGTGGCCCTCCGGGAACTGGGGGTCCGGGAAGTGTACCGGATCGGCGGGGCTCAGGCGGTGGCGGCCCTGGCCTTTGGCACGGAGACCATCCGGGCGGTGGACAAGATCGTCGGGCCCGGCAACCTCTATGTGGCCCTGGCCAAGTCGGCGGTGTTCGGACGGGTGGGCATTGACATGATGGCCGGGCCCAGCGAGATTCTGATCGTGGCTGATGAAGCTGCCGACCCCGAGTGGACGGCGGCGGACCTATTGTCCCAGGCGGAGCACGATCCGATGGCCAGCGCGGTGCTGGTCACGCCCTCGAAAACCCTGGCCCAGGGCGTGATGAAGGCGGTGGAGCGCCGGCTCGCCAAGCTTCCCCGCCGGGACATCGCCCGGCAGTCCATGGAACAGCAAGGGGGGATTCTCCTGGTGGACAGCATCGAGGAGGCGGTGGCCGTGGCCAACCTGGTGGCCCCGGAACACCTCGAGTTGATGGTGGCGGATCCCCACCGCTGGCTCGGGATGATCGAATCGGCGGGGGCGGTGTTTCTCGGACCCTGGAGTCCGGAGCCGGTGGGGGATTATTTTGCGGGGCCGAACCACGTCCTGCCCACCGGCGGGTCGGCCCGTTTCGCCTCCCCCTTGTCGGTGGACGATTTTGTCACGCGGATGAGCGTCATTCAGTACAGCGAGGCGGCCCTGCGGACCCAGGCGGCGAGGATCGCCCTCTTCGCCCGGGCGGAGGGGTTGGAGGCCCACGCCCAAGCTGTGGAAGCTCGCATGGAGCGGGGAGGGAGGGGCCGGGATGGCGCGGCGCGGTGA
- the hisG gene encoding ATP phosphoribosyltransferase, which yields MMEPLTIALSKGRILPQTVALFRRAGLEVPEDLDESRKLILPSADGRLRFILAKPVDVPTYVEYGAADLGVVGKDVLLEARRNLYELLDLGIGRCRMCLCGLPDLVWRTHRVASKYPHIAADYFRDQGKQVEVVYLNGSVELAPLVGLADAIVDLVETGRTLKENGLVIHEVIAPITTRMVANRMSFRLKGEAIDRVTQALQRVVGGGDSC from the coding sequence ATGATGGAACCGCTTACCATTGCCTTGTCCAAGGGCCGGATTCTGCCGCAGACGGTTGCCCTGTTCCGCCGGGCGGGTCTGGAGGTTCCCGAGGATCTGGACGAATCCCGAAAGCTGATCCTCCCGAGCGCCGACGGACGGCTTCGGTTTATTCTTGCGAAACCTGTGGATGTGCCGACCTATGTGGAATACGGTGCCGCGGATCTGGGAGTTGTCGGGAAAGATGTGCTATTGGAGGCTCGGCGAAATTTGTACGAGCTTCTCGATCTCGGCATCGGCCGTTGTCGCATGTGCCTGTGTGGGCTGCCGGATCTGGTGTGGCGGACTCACCGGGTAGCCAGCAAATATCCGCACATTGCGGCGGATTATTTTCGCGACCAGGGTAAGCAGGTCGAGGTGGTGTACCTCAACGGCTCGGTGGAATTGGCGCCCTTGGTCGGGCTGGCCGATGCCATCGTGGATTTGGTGGAGACGGGGCGCACCTTGAAAGAAAACGGGCTGGTGATTCACGAGGTGATCGCGCCCATTACGACGCGGATGGTGGCGAACCGCATGAGTTTTCGGCTCAAAGGGGAAGCCATCGATCGGGTGACCCAAGCGCTTCAGAGGGTTGTTGGCGGGGGGGATTCGTGTTGA
- the hisZ gene encoding ATP phosphoribosyltransferase regulatory subunit has translation MDKPLIFEKPHGVKDYLPPWARRKRELEAACQRVFRRWGYQELITPTMEFLETFQNGALRSGEDRVFKMIDRSGRTVVLRPDMTAPIARVVASELAAEPLPIRLSYTAAIFRRQERVAGRDAEFTQAGIELIGDGSVDADAEVIALAVRTLEEAGVRVFRLAVGDVGFLEGLFAEHAGEPLAERLRSRLVKQDFVGFEQELEDAELPEASRETLRAVPGLRGGPEVVERARLLTTHPRAKRSLDRMWELWEIIGLYGVSDRVQIDLSLMLDLSYYTGMIFEGYASGVGFPVCAGGRYDELLERFGRRSPATGFMIGVERVLDALEREAPSPPVVVPRIHYVPQRRQEAVAFALWLREKGRNVALECHPAGVGEGEAGRLQGRDADGEPVFWLDGGGTFGSAEMTGWFEEWRRSGQREGALR, from the coding sequence GTGGACAAACCCTTGATTTTTGAAAAACCCCACGGTGTAAAGGATTATCTGCCTCCCTGGGCACGGCGAAAACGGGAGTTGGAAGCGGCTTGCCAGCGGGTGTTCCGCCGATGGGGATACCAGGAACTGATCACCCCGACGATGGAGTTCTTGGAAACGTTTCAGAACGGGGCGCTCCGCAGCGGAGAGGACCGGGTGTTCAAGATGATCGACCGTTCGGGTCGGACGGTGGTCCTGCGCCCGGACATGACGGCTCCCATCGCCCGGGTGGTGGCCTCGGAATTGGCGGCCGAGCCCTTGCCCATTCGCCTGTCTTATACGGCTGCCATTTTTCGCAGGCAGGAGCGGGTGGCGGGTCGGGATGCGGAGTTCACCCAGGCCGGGATCGAGTTGATCGGGGACGGCTCCGTCGACGCGGACGCGGAGGTGATCGCCTTGGCGGTCCGGACCCTGGAGGAAGCCGGGGTTCGGGTGTTTCGGTTGGCGGTGGGGGACGTGGGTTTTTTGGAGGGTCTGTTCGCTGAGCACGCCGGGGAGCCTCTGGCGGAGCGGCTCCGAAGCCGTTTGGTGAAGCAAGATTTTGTCGGATTCGAGCAAGAGTTGGAGGACGCGGAGTTGCCGGAAGCGAGCCGGGAAACGCTCCGGGCTGTCCCCGGCTTGCGGGGAGGGCCTGAAGTGGTGGAGCGGGCCCGACTCCTCACCACCCACCCAAGGGCCAAGCGGTCTCTCGACAGAATGTGGGAATTATGGGAAATCATCGGCTTGTACGGGGTGAGCGACCGGGTGCAGATCGACCTCAGTCTGATGCTGGATTTATCCTATTACACGGGCATGATCTTTGAGGGATACGCCTCCGGGGTCGGCTTTCCGGTGTGCGCCGGAGGGCGTTATGACGAGTTATTGGAACGGTTCGGGCGGCGCAGTCCGGCGACGGGGTTCATGATCGGCGTGGAACGAGTGTTGGATGCCTTGGAGCGGGAGGCGCCGAGCCCGCCGGTGGTGGTGCCCCGGATTCACTATGTGCCCCAGCGCCGCCAGGAGGCCGTGGCTTTTGCTCTCTGGCTTCGGGAGAAGGGCCGGAACGTGGCGCTGGAATGTCACCCGGCCGGCGTCGGGGAGGGAGAAGCCGGTAGGTTGCAAGGACGGGATGCGGACGGTGAGCCGGTGTTCTGGTTGGATGGCGGAGGGACGTTTGGGAGCGCAGAGATGACCGGCTGGTTTGAAGAATGGCGGCGATCCGGTCAGCGGGAGGGAGCCTTGCGATGA
- a CDS encoding flavin reductase family protein, producing the protein MDEQAKKTALRGITYGLYVIGTKVGDDVNAFTANWVTQTSFSPPLVVVAAKKGTTSCDGIKSSGVFSVNVLETGQKDLAFAFFKPVSRVGNKFGDIEFYTEQTGSPILRDALSWFECKVVDVNERGDHTIFVGEVVNAGVHRQGDPMTLRETGLNYGG; encoded by the coding sequence ATGGACGAACAAGCCAAAAAGACAGCACTGCGCGGCATTACATATGGACTCTACGTCATTGGCACCAAAGTGGGCGACGATGTGAATGCCTTTACCGCCAACTGGGTGACCCAAACTTCCTTCAGTCCACCTTTGGTGGTCGTGGCTGCGAAGAAGGGGACCACCTCCTGCGACGGCATCAAATCCAGTGGCGTGTTCTCTGTCAATGTTCTTGAAACCGGACAAAAGGATCTGGCCTTCGCCTTTTTTAAGCCGGTTTCCCGGGTGGGGAACAAGTTCGGGGACATCGAATTCTACACGGAACAGACGGGCAGCCCGATCCTCAGGGACGCCCTCTCCTGGTTCGAGTGCAAAGTGGTGGATGTCAATGAGCGGGGCGACCACACCATTTTCGTCGGCGAAGTGGTCAATGCGGGGGTTCATCGGCAGGGCGACCCAATGACCTTACGGGAGACCGGCCTCAACTACGGCGGCTAG